Proteins encoded by one window of Oscillatoria sp. FACHB-1407:
- a CDS encoding PAS domain S-box protein: MNEQSPDSLQQSESNEEKLRESEERYRVIFKQAVTGVASTELDSKLTLVNQKYCDIAGYSVAELSHLRMYDITHPEDLPSYFSALGRLAAM, from the coding sequence ATGAACGAACAAAGCCCTGACAGCTTACAGCAAAGCGAATCGAACGAAGAAAAGCTGCGAGAGTCGGAAGAACGGTATCGCGTTATTTTTAAGCAGGCAGTAACAGGGGTAGCATCTACTGAACTGGACAGCAAATTAACGTTGGTTAACCAGAAATATTGTGATATCGCTGGCTACTCTGTAGCTGAACTGAGTCACTTGCGGATGTATGATATTACCCATCCAGAAGACCTGCCAAGTTATTTTTCTGCTCTAGGGCGACTAGCGGCAATGTGA
- a CDS encoding sensor histidine kinase: MLRIKQQYNEIQSLSQLQQKTISLLEHHLQELNGNLISKLSHELKTPLTGILGAIGLLKREVNRINLNSETINDLLDILNRSSLRLETLTRKFLNYFYLELKTLERQREVGNYQFINSHCAHSTFIAECAMAIAQEMERSQDLDYRLEEIDLNISKQHLQWIAEELVENAFKFSHPQTPVTVYGKCQKGLFHLRIGNFGRGMTDEQIASIGVFIQFEREKYEQQGMGLGLVIAQKAVELYGGELTISSVYHQEIAIHLTLPLVALEQKNNLAGLLDG, encoded by the coding sequence ATGTTACGGATTAAACAACAATATAATGAGATTCAGTCGTTATCTCAACTCCAACAAAAAACAATATCTTTACTAGAGCATCATCTACAAGAACTAAATGGCAATCTTATTTCTAAACTGAGTCATGAATTAAAGACGCCTCTCACTGGAATTTTAGGAGCAATTGGCTTATTAAAACGTGAAGTTAATCGCATTAACTTGAATTCTGAAACCATTAATGATCTGCTAGATATTTTAAACCGATCGAGTTTGCGCTTAGAAACGTTAACTCGTAAGTTCCTGAACTATTTCTATCTGGAACTGAAGACATTAGAACGTCAAAGAGAAGTGGGCAATTATCAGTTTATCAATTCACATTGTGCCCACAGCACGTTTATTGCAGAGTGTGCAATGGCGATCGCACAAGAAATGGAACGATCTCAAGATCTGGATTATCGACTTGAAGAGATTGATTTAAACATCTCCAAACAACATCTTCAGTGGATTGCTGAAGAGTTAGTAGAAAATGCATTTAAATTTTCTCACCCCCAAACCCCGGTTACCGTGTATGGCAAATGCCAGAAAGGATTATTTCATTTGCGAATTGGCAATTTCGGACGCGGCATGACTGATGAACAAATTGCTAGTATCGGAGTTTTTATACAATTTGAACGTGAGAAGTATGAACAGCAGGGCATGGGGTTAGGGTTAGTAATCGCACAAAAGGCGGTTGAGTTATATGGTGGAGAATTAACTATTTCTAGTGTTTATCATCAAGAAATAGCCATTCATCTCACATTGCCGCTAGTCGCCCTAGAGCAGAAAAATAACTTGGCAGGTCTTCTGGATGGGTAA